One window of Saprospiraceae bacterium genomic DNA carries:
- a CDS encoding MotA/TolQ/ExbB proton channel family protein: MFLTSIMMVAKAAETGAETIAKQSIIDIILSSGPLGVGIISIQVLLSFIAMYVFVERYLTFKSLAREDERVMQNLRGNIGSGNIQTIQTICANSETPLARMVEKGLSRLGRPMPEIESAIENVGRVETFRLEKKVTYLSLIARIAPMFGFLGTIMGVIKIFNDISLTDNLSIVCISGGLYQKMLTSAGGLLVGIIAFLGYYFLTMMLDELVNKLEKRSIEFMDILHAPVK, encoded by the coding sequence ATGTTTCTAACAAGTATTATGATGGTGGCAAAAGCCGCTGAAACCGGCGCTGAAACAATTGCCAAACAGAGTATAATTGACATTATTTTATCAAGCGGTCCGTTGGGGGTAGGAATTATTTCAATCCAGGTCTTGCTTTCTTTTATTGCGATGTATGTTTTTGTAGAGCGCTACCTAACATTTAAATCCCTGGCCCGAGAAGACGAACGGGTAATGCAAAACTTAAGAGGCAATATTGGAAGTGGTAATATTCAAACCATACAAACAATTTGTGCCAATAGCGAGACTCCTTTAGCCAGAATGGTTGAAAAAGGGCTTTCCCGTTTAGGGCGTCCCATGCCAGAAATTGAATCAGCAATTGAAAATGTGGGTCGCGTTGAAACATTCAGACTTGAGAAAAAAGTAACCTACCTTTCATTAATAGCTCGTATTGCACCAATGTTTGGGTTCTTAGGTACCATTATGGGGGTAATCAAAATATTTAATGATATTTCTCTAACAGACAATCTTTCCATAGTATGTATTTCAGGTGGTTTATATCAAAAGATGTTGACATCTGCAGGTGGATTGTTGGTAGGTATCATCGCTTTTCTAGGATATTATTTTTTGACCATGATGTTGGATGAGTTAGTAAATAAACTTGAAAAACGGTCCATTGAATTTATGGATATTCTACATGCTCCAGTTAAATAA
- a CDS encoding amino acid permease → MNNLFKLKPINDLIKEAEDPSKGLKRTLTSTNLISLGIGAIIGTGIFVLTGTAAATHAGPALVLAFILSGVGCAFAGLCYAEYAAMIPISGSAYTYSYATLGEFIAWIIGWDLILEYLFGASTVAVGWSGYFQSILKDFGIYLPPEITASTGTKLINVPNEGWQNWTTTLTERMAAANVDINTLQSTTALFNFPAVLIIGILTTLLVIGIRESANFNNIIVLVKLVVIVLFIVFGFQYISTDNWVPFIPERVIDASGHGHFGWFGIVSAAGVIFFAYIGFDAVSTLAQEAKNPQKDMPKGILGSLVVCTILYILVALVMTGIVNYKELNVPAPIALAIDKTGDALSWLRFPVKLGAIAGLSSVILVMLMGQPRVFFSMAKDGLLPASFAKVHPKFKTPYITTILTGVVAAFFAGILPINILGELVSIGTLFAFVIVCIGIIVLRKSRPDIPRPFKTPWVPLVPILGAAICFLQMLGLPMDTWLRLIVWMAIGLAIYFLYGIKHSKIQNTK, encoded by the coding sequence ATGAACAATCTCTTTAAGCTAAAACCAATTAATGATTTAATCAAGGAGGCTGAGGATCCGTCAAAAGGACTCAAGCGAACCCTTACTTCGACCAATTTAATCAGTCTGGGTATTGGGGCCATCATAGGCACTGGTATATTTGTTCTTACTGGTACTGCAGCGGCAACCCATGCAGGTCCTGCATTGGTATTAGCTTTTATTTTGTCAGGAGTTGGGTGTGCATTTGCTGGACTTTGTTATGCAGAATACGCGGCAATGATTCCAATTTCCGGAAGTGCTTATACCTATTCATATGCTACACTGGGGGAATTCATAGCCTGGATTATTGGTTGGGATTTGATATTAGAATATCTTTTTGGTGCTTCAACCGTTGCTGTTGGTTGGTCAGGTTATTTTCAAAGTATTCTGAAGGATTTTGGAATTTATCTCCCTCCGGAAATAACGGCATCCACAGGGACTAAATTGATTAATGTACCAAATGAAGGTTGGCAAAACTGGACAACTACTTTGACCGAACGCATGGCAGCGGCAAATGTAGATATCAATACCTTGCAATCAACAACGGCTCTTTTTAATTTCCCAGCAGTTCTTATTATAGGAATCTTAACTACTTTATTGGTAATTGGTATCCGTGAATCAGCAAATTTTAATAACATCATTGTACTGGTAAAGCTTGTTGTTATTGTTTTGTTTATTGTTTTCGGATTTCAATACATATCTACAGATAATTGGGTTCCATTTATTCCTGAACGAGTTATAGACGCCAGTGGACATGGACATTTTGGATGGTTTGGAATTGTGAGTGCTGCTGGAGTAATCTTTTTTGCTTACATCGGTTTTGATGCAGTTTCTACCTTGGCTCAAGAAGCAAAAAATCCGCAAAAAGATATGCCTAAAGGGATTCTAGGCTCTTTGGTAGTTTGTACAATCTTATACATTCTAGTTGCGCTGGTCATGACAGGAATTGTAAATTATAAGGAATTAAATGTACCTGCTCCGATTGCATTAGCTATTGATAAAACAGGGGACGCACTAAGTTGGTTAAGATTTCCTGTTAAGTTAGGAGCAATTGCAGGATTGAGTTCAGTAATACTTGTCATGTTAATGGGCCAGCCCAGAGTATTTTTTAGTATGGCAAAAGACGGTTTGCTTCCAGCAAGTTTTGCAAAGGTGCATCCGAAATTTAAAACACCTTATATCACAACGATACTTACCGGAGTTGTTGCTGCTTTTTTTGCAGGAATATTGCCAATAAATATTTTGGGTGAGTTGGTTTCAATTGGAACCTTATTTGCATTTGTCATTGTTTGCATTGGTATTATTGTATTGCGCAAATCAAGACCGGATATTCCTAGGCCTTTCAAAACACCCTGGGTTCCTCTTGTGCCTATTTTAGGTGCGGCTATCTGTTTTTTACAAATGCTTGGACTCCCTATGGACACGTGGTTGCGACTCATCGTATGGATGGCAATCGGATTGGCTATTTATTTCTTATACGGAATAAAGCACAGTAAAATTCAAAATACAAAATAA
- a CDS encoding amino acid permease, protein MKYKLSLLDAILIVSGSMIGSGIFRVSADMARTVGGPGWLLMIWILAGIITILGALSLGELASMFPKAGGPYVFLKEAFNPLTGFLYGWTVFLVVQCGTIAAVAVAFASYFGELVPIFNEDHVILDLNFFSIKSTQVLGIAVIGLLTFLNSRGLEYGKFILRLFTFAKLLALFGLIMLGIFVFGNWEVWQSNWDQFWSLNPSYVMTDGNYTLTSLGGMTLVSAIGVALVGSLFSCDAWNNVTFIAGEMESPEKNLPKSLFWGVLIVVTLYVFANLAYLFLLPFYGSPDGTDAYSRGIQFAADNRVGTAAASLMFGQTATIIMAILIMVSTFGCNNSIIFSSARVYQAMALDGLFFKKMRNNNKYGVPGNALWIQFAWASVLCLSGKYGNLLDYVMFAVMFFAIIAIVGLFKLRKERPELNRPYKAWGYPFVPALYIILAGLFCINLLIEKPMYSFPGLIIVALGIPVYFYWSKTAKTI, encoded by the coding sequence ATGAAATATAAGCTGAGCTTATTGGATGCCATCCTCATCGTGAGCGGATCAATGATAGGGTCCGGGATATTTAGGGTGAGTGCAGACATGGCACGTACCGTTGGCGGACCTGGTTGGTTGCTTATGATTTGGATCCTGGCAGGAATCATTACGATTCTTGGAGCCTTGAGCTTGGGTGAGTTGGCTTCTATGTTTCCAAAAGCTGGCGGACCATATGTATTTCTAAAAGAAGCCTTTAATCCCTTGACCGGTTTTCTATACGGCTGGACTGTTTTTCTTGTTGTGCAATGCGGAACCATTGCTGCAGTCGCCGTTGCATTTGCATCCTATTTTGGTGAATTAGTTCCCATTTTTAATGAGGATCATGTAATTCTTGATTTAAATTTCTTCAGCATTAAGTCTACCCAAGTCCTGGGAATTGCAGTGATTGGATTGCTTACATTTCTAAATAGCCGAGGACTAGAATACGGAAAATTCATTTTACGCTTGTTTACATTCGCTAAACTTCTTGCCTTATTTGGATTAATTATGCTTGGAATTTTTGTTTTTGGAAATTGGGAAGTTTGGCAATCAAATTGGGATCAATTTTGGTCATTAAATCCATCCTATGTAATGACAGATGGCAATTATACCCTCACCAGTTTAGGAGGAATGACTTTGGTTTCAGCTATTGGTGTTGCCTTGGTAGGTTCTTTGTTTTCTTGTGATGCTTGGAATAATGTGACATTTATAGCCGGCGAGATGGAATCTCCAGAAAAAAATCTACCAAAAAGTTTGTTTTGGGGTGTATTGATTGTGGTCACGCTTTATGTATTTGCAAATTTAGCCTATTTGTTTTTATTACCATTTTATGGAAGCCCAGATGGCACAGATGCGTATTCAAGAGGGATTCAATTCGCTGCAGACAACCGCGTTGGTACTGCCGCTGCATCCCTTATGTTTGGCCAAACCGCTACCATTATTATGGCAATTTTAATTATGGTTTCAACCTTTGGTTGCAACAACAGCATCATTTTTTCAAGTGCACGTGTTTACCAAGCGATGGCTCTGGATGGACTGTTTTTCAAGAAAATGAGAAACAATAATAAATATGGCGTTCCTGGCAATGCATTATGGATCCAATTTGCATGGGCATCTGTATTATGCCTCTCAGGAAAATATGGCAACCTGTTAGATTATGTAATGTTTGCTGTGATGTTTTTTGCCATTATTGCGATCGTTGGCTTATTTAAACTACGGAAGGAACGTCCTGAATTGAATCGGCCTTATAAAGCTTGGGGGTATCCCTTTGTACCTGCTTTGTACATTATTCTGGCTGGTTTGTTTTGTATAAATTTATTAATTGAAAAACCAATGTATTCATTTCCTGGATTAATCATTGTTGCCTTAGGAATCCCAGTTTATTTTTATTGGAGTAAAACAGCTAAAACTATTTAA
- a CDS encoding biopolymer transporter ExbD: MNIRGRRRETAELSVESLNDIMFFLLLFFLIVSTLANPNVIKLMLPSSKATEQTTTKPVSISVTPDKRYYIENKEIAYNQIQSTLKTYMAKAPDLTCVIRIDQGMPVQDLVDVLQIGVNLKLKMVLALNKTDN, from the coding sequence ATGAATATTCGTGGAAGAAGGAGGGAAACAGCAGAGTTGAGTGTGGAGTCTTTGAATGACATCATGTTTTTCTTGTTGTTATTTTTCTTGATTGTCTCAACCCTGGCAAATCCAAATGTCATAAAATTGATGCTGCCTTCTTCAAAGGCTACAGAGCAAACGACTACAAAACCTGTCTCCATTTCAGTTACGCCGGATAAACGATATTATATTGAAAACAAGGAGATTGCATACAATCAAATTCAATCTACCCTCAAAACATATATGGCAAAAGCACCGGACCTTACCTGCGTAATCCGAATTGATCAAGGCATGCCTGTTCAAGATCTAGTCGATGTTTTGCAAATAGGAGTAAACCTAAAATTGAAAATGGTTCTTGCTTTAAATAAGACTGATAATTAA
- a CDS encoding GNAT family N-acetyltransferase encodes MEFKKAHVDDLEMLCTISVQTFRDAFYDLNNPVDITQYMERAFSPMQLKYELELSQSEFVFLLHRNEPIAYYKTNLSPKQTDINDPNSIEIERIYVCKEHQNKQYGLLMLNHICNQALQNPTIRYIWLGVWDQNKSAIRFYERFGFKLFSSHPFLMGTDPQTDLLMRYNL; translated from the coding sequence TTGGAATTTAAAAAAGCTCATGTAGATGATCTTGAAATGTTGTGTACGATATCCGTACAAACATTTCGAGATGCTTTTTATGATCTAAATAATCCTGTAGATATAACGCAGTATATGGAAAGGGCTTTTTCGCCCATGCAACTTAAATATGAATTAGAACTCTCTCAATCTGAATTTGTGTTCCTATTACATAGAAATGAACCAATCGCATATTATAAAACCAATTTAAGTCCAAAGCAAACAGATATTAACGATCCAAATTCAATTGAAATCGAACGCATTTACGTTTGCAAAGAACATCAAAATAAACAATATGGCCTCCTGATGTTAAACCATATTTGCAATCAGGCTCTTCAAAATCCAACCATACGATATATATGGTTAGGCGTTTGGGATCAAAACAAATCAGCCATCCGTTTTTATGAACGATTTGGATTTAAACTATTTAGCTCCCATCCATTTCTAATGGGAACTGATCCGCAAACAGATTTATTGATGCGATATAATTTGTAG
- a CDS encoding gliding motility-associated C-terminal domain-containing protein has protein sequence MNDTIVCNQFVLQNFTGINLSANASYYSNANKQGVKLNPGDTIYNSSWIYLYDELNVCLAQDSFRIDVIKGLTAGSPNAISICEGSIVDLTQYLVQADPGGIFVDIDNSGTLNLSLFNSSGLNGQTFRFKYSVPGNAFCPADSSIITVHVVQKVNAGLDTTILICENELYDLNSALRNADAGGLFKDFNGTGALQNAVWDASKSGPGNFRIDYEIGDGISCPKDISQINLQVQNGISISKPSDVTVCDLFVLPIISGKNISSNAAYFTNSHGLGIQYNPGDTIYRSIRLFVFDSIASYCPDETSFTITIKYASYNPFGDITICRGDSVKINNTFYGTTKLSGTEYFPGAAANGCDSTVKVVVLFYPKTDTILKPLMCANDFLTVNGNRYDINRPTGTEILKGASKISGCDSTITVALQFHQLAQSFYSTNLCAGESITIHGKLYTESNPNGVDTLKGASVSGCDSLVRIQLNYFQASRFTYKNQVCNSDTIRIGNLVFDKNNPILIDTIKASAFNGCDSIRDIQIRFYPEAKSNFAASLCENQELSINGTVYNVLNPSGTEVLKNASFQGCDSIVEVALSFKKSVNSNFNATICENDKITINGKVYDRFNLSGKDTLVGMASGACDSIVTIQLQIKKIANGNFNQAICEDASLTINGTNYDKNRLTGIDTLLGGASSGCDSIVNIQLTLIPSVKTQIKDTLCPEESLSLNGIIYNKSNPFGEQRFVSQTGCDSLLTVNLSFLDLQVSYNPSIFISPGQQAQINLLPNFTPTVIKWIPSTGLSCSDCLNPQIVLSADQDYEIELTDANGCQIVIRLLVKVQLDDRVWVPNSFSPNGDNINDFFKVISVDPNWNISDFAIYDRWGNQLYYEQNTTIIDHKGWDGTANSQKLNPGVFVYYIKLTNGNSDKTLFGDVSLIR, from the coding sequence ATGAACGATACCATAGTTTGCAATCAATTTGTTTTGCAAAACTTTACAGGCATCAATTTATCTGCCAATGCATCGTATTATTCAAATGCAAACAAACAAGGAGTAAAACTAAATCCAGGCGATACCATTTACAATTCATCCTGGATTTATCTGTATGATGAACTTAATGTCTGCTTAGCTCAGGATAGTTTTCGTATCGATGTAATCAAAGGATTGACCGCCGGAAGCCCTAATGCTATTTCAATTTGTGAAGGGAGTATCGTTGATTTAACACAATATTTGGTGCAGGCAGACCCTGGAGGAATCTTTGTTGATATCGACAATTCAGGTACGTTGAATCTATCTCTATTTAACTCTTCGGGATTAAATGGGCAAACGTTCCGGTTCAAATATTCTGTACCCGGCAATGCATTTTGTCCTGCCGATTCATCTATAATAACAGTCCATGTAGTTCAAAAAGTGAATGCCGGATTGGATACAACGATCCTGATTTGTGAAAATGAGTTGTATGATTTAAATTCTGCATTAAGAAATGCAGATGCTGGTGGTTTATTTAAAGATTTTAATGGCACAGGCGCATTGCAAAACGCTGTTTGGGATGCAAGCAAATCGGGCCCTGGTAATTTTCGGATAGATTATGAAATTGGAGACGGCATCAGTTGTCCAAAAGATATTAGCCAAATCAATCTGCAAGTGCAGAATGGAATTTCAATTTCCAAACCTTCTGACGTTACGGTGTGTGACCTCTTTGTTTTGCCAATTATTTCTGGAAAAAATATTTCGAGCAATGCAGCCTATTTTACAAATTCTCATGGATTGGGAATTCAATACAATCCAGGCGATACCATTTACCGTAGCATAAGGCTATTTGTTTTTGATTCCATCGCATCTTACTGTCCTGATGAGACCAGTTTTACGATTACTATAAAATATGCATCCTACAATCCATTTGGTGACATAACAATTTGCAGAGGCGACAGTGTTAAAATTAACAATACATTTTACGGCACAACTAAATTATCTGGAACAGAATACTTTCCGGGAGCTGCCGCAAATGGTTGTGATAGTACTGTGAAAGTAGTTGTTCTATTTTATCCCAAAACGGATACCATCCTAAAACCTTTGATGTGTGCAAATGATTTTTTAACTGTTAATGGGAATCGGTACGATATCAATCGACCTACAGGAACAGAAATATTAAAAGGGGCAAGTAAAATAAGTGGTTGCGACAGTACTATTACAGTAGCTTTACAATTCCATCAATTAGCTCAATCCTTTTATTCGACTAATTTATGCGCAGGGGAGTCTATAACCATTCATGGTAAATTATATACAGAATCAAATCCAAATGGAGTCGATACATTAAAAGGAGCTTCAGTTAGTGGTTGTGACAGCCTGGTTAGGATTCAGCTAAATTATTTCCAGGCAAGCCGGTTTACTTATAAAAATCAAGTTTGCAATAGCGATACGATTCGAATCGGAAATCTGGTGTTTGATAAAAACAATCCAATTTTAATTGATACGATTAAAGCTTCAGCATTCAATGGTTGTGACAGCATTCGTGATATTCAAATCCGGTTTTATCCAGAAGCAAAATCTAATTTCGCAGCAAGTTTGTGCGAGAACCAGGAACTAAGCATAAATGGAACCGTTTATAATGTATTAAATCCAAGTGGAACTGAAGTTCTTAAGAATGCATCATTTCAAGGTTGTGATAGTATTGTGGAGGTTGCTTTGAGCTTTAAGAAATCTGTAAATTCAAATTTTAATGCTACCATTTGTGAGAATGATAAGATCACCATCAATGGAAAAGTATACGATCGGTTTAATTTAAGTGGCAAGGATACTTTGGTCGGAATGGCAAGCGGTGCTTGTGACAGTATCGTGACGATTCAGTTGCAAATTAAAAAAATTGCAAATGGAAATTTCAATCAAGCAATTTGTGAAGATGCTTCCCTAACTATTAATGGTACGAATTACGATAAAAATCGTTTGACTGGAATCGATACCTTACTAGGCGGTGCAAGCAGTGGATGTGACAGCATTGTAAACATTCAATTGACTTTAATTCCGAGTGTAAAGACACAAATAAAGGATACATTGTGCCCGGAAGAATCATTGAGTCTTAATGGAATTATTTATAACAAGAGCAATCCTTTTGGCGAACAACGCTTTGTTTCACAAACTGGCTGTGACTCTTTGCTTACTGTAAATCTTAGCTTTTTAGATCTCCAGGTTAGTTATAACCCAAGTATCTTTATTAGTCCTGGTCAACAGGCACAAATAAATCTGCTTCCTAATTTTACACCGACTGTTATAAAATGGATTCCATCCACCGGATTAAGTTGTTCTGATTGTTTGAATCCTCAAATCGTATTATCTGCTGATCAAGATTATGAGATTGAACTTACCGATGCAAATGGCTGTCAGATTGTTATAAGATTGCTAGTGAAGGTACAGCTTGATGATAGGGTGTGGGTGCCAAACAGCTTTTCACCCAATGGAGACAACATCAACGATTTTTTTAAAGTCATAAGTGTTGATCCCAATTGGAATATTTCAGATTTTGCAATTTACGATCGTTGGGGCAATCAATTGTATTATGAACAAAATACCACCATCATAGATCATAAAGGGTGGGATGGAACGGCAAATTCACAAAAATTGAATCCGGGAGTATTTGTTTATTATATCAAACTTACAAATGGAAATTCTGATAAGACCTTATTTGGGGACGTCAGTTTAATACGATAA
- a CDS encoding LysM peptidoglycan-binding domain-containing protein, giving the protein MSLQDKYREVLNLGEELGIQSGNVVEEAGVLKVWGTAQTQYEKDQLWDKIKEIGGTNPSDIIADVSVANTEYYTKHTVKSGESLSKIAKHYYKDASAYNKIFRANTDQLKNPDLIQPGQVLVIPNP; this is encoded by the coding sequence ATGAGTTTACAAGACAAATACCGCGAAGTTTTAAACCTCGGTGAGGAATTAGGAATCCAGAGCGGTAATGTAGTAGAAGAAGCAGGAGTGCTTAAAGTATGGGGTACAGCCCAAACACAGTACGAAAAAGATCAACTTTGGGATAAAATAAAGGAAATTGGAGGCACCAATCCAAGTGATATTATTGCAGATGTCAGCGTTGCCAATACCGAATACTATACCAAGCATACTGTTAAATCAGGCGAATCTCTGAGTAAAATAGCCAAGCATTATTATAAAGATGCGAGTGCTTATAATAAAATCTTTAGAGCCAATACGGATCAATTGAAAAATCCAGACTTAATTCAGCCTGGACAAGTGCTTGTTATTCCGAACCCATAG
- the lysS gene encoding lysine--tRNA ligase: protein MQPLSEQEIIRRNSLSALEEMGINPYPPEAFEVNVYSTDIKAHFENNPEAYKDVSLAGRLMMVRDMGKACFAEIQDSKGKIQIYVKRDEICPGEDKTLYDLVFKKYMDIGDIIGLKGYVFKTKMGEISIHVSHLQMLSKSLHPLPVVKTDADGQTHDAFTDPEQRYRHRYVDLIVNPQHREIFVKRSQLIHEMRMYFNEQNWLEVETPVLQGMHGGAAARPFKTHHNALDIPLFLRIANELYLKRLIVGGFDGVYEFGKMFRNEGMDRTHNPEFTSMEIYVAYKDYIWMMEMVETMLERVITKINGGPKVQVGLNEINFTKPFRRLSMFDAIKEYTNFDVEGKSEDELKAFCRSKNIEIDASMGVGKLIDEIFGGLVEKHLIQPTYITDYPIEMTPLAKKHRSKAGLVERFELYVNSKEIANAYTELNDPIDQRQRFEDQLKLAARGDDEAMLMDEDFLLSLEYGMPPTSGLGIGIDRLTMLLTGQEAIQEVLLFPQMKPIGK, encoded by the coding sequence ATGCAGCCATTAAGCGAACAGGAAATTATCCGAAGAAATTCATTATCAGCCTTAGAAGAAATGGGTATCAATCCATACCCACCAGAAGCTTTTGAAGTAAATGTCTATTCTACTGATATTAAAGCTCATTTTGAAAACAATCCAGAAGCCTATAAAGATGTAAGCCTTGCCGGCCGTTTGATGATGGTTCGGGATATGGGTAAAGCTTGTTTTGCAGAAATCCAGGATAGTAAAGGAAAAATTCAAATTTATGTAAAGCGCGATGAGATTTGTCCTGGTGAAGACAAAACGCTTTATGATTTAGTTTTCAAAAAATATATGGATATCGGAGACATCATTGGGTTAAAAGGCTATGTCTTTAAAACCAAGATGGGAGAAATCAGTATCCATGTTTCTCATTTACAAATGCTCAGTAAATCATTGCATCCCCTGCCAGTCGTAAAAACCGATGCAGATGGTCAAACACATGATGCATTTACTGATCCAGAACAACGTTACAGACATCGTTATGTAGATTTAATTGTAAATCCACAACACCGGGAAATATTTGTCAAACGAAGTCAGTTAATTCATGAAATGCGGATGTATTTCAATGAACAAAACTGGCTTGAAGTAGAAACACCTGTTCTGCAAGGAATGCATGGCGGAGCAGCTGCAAGACCTTTTAAAACCCATCACAATGCCCTGGACATTCCTTTGTTTTTGCGAATTGCAAATGAGTTGTATTTAAAAAGACTCATCGTAGGTGGATTTGATGGTGTTTATGAATTTGGGAAAATGTTTCGAAACGAAGGCATGGATCGTACCCACAATCCTGAATTCACTTCTATGGAAATTTATGTAGCCTATAAGGATTACATCTGGATGATGGAAATGGTTGAAACCATGTTGGAACGCGTTATCACTAAAATTAACGGAGGACCGAAAGTTCAGGTAGGTTTGAATGAAATTAATTTCACTAAACCATTTCGCAGATTAAGCATGTTTGATGCAATTAAAGAATATACAAATTTTGATGTAGAAGGTAAATCAGAAGATGAATTAAAGGCCTTTTGCAGATCTAAAAATATTGAGATTGATGCCAGTATGGGGGTTGGTAAATTAATAGATGAAATTTTTGGAGGCTTGGTTGAAAAGCATTTGATCCAACCAACTTATATAACGGATTACCCGATAGAAATGACCCCCTTGGCAAAGAAGCATCGAAGCAAAGCTGGCTTGGTAGAACGATTCGAGCTCTATGTAAATTCCAAAGAAATTGCAAATGCCTATACTGAATTAAATGATCCCATTGATCAGCGTCAGCGATTTGAAGATCAGCTTAAACTAGCAGCACGGGGTGATGATGAAGCCATGCTAATGGACGAAGATTTTTTACTATCCCTTGAGTATGGAATGCCGCCAACTTCTGGATTGGGAATAGGCATTGACCGATTAACCATGCTTTTAACAGGACAGGAAGCAATCCAGGAGGTTTTATTGTTTCCACAAATGAAACCCATTGGTAAATAA